The following coding sequences are from one Salvia hispanica cultivar TCC Black 2014 chromosome 3, UniMelb_Shisp_WGS_1.0, whole genome shotgun sequence window:
- the LOC125210565 gene encoding uncharacterized protein LOC125210565, with amino-acid sequence MKAAHNSPEKFIWEPMRVSTGGAASQPKILPKMMVWLILFVSATYVVYTLKLVSSSHGAGGTAALPCADDADIFHKTLHLSNASIPPPKTGLEHIVFGIAASAKLWEQRKEYIKLWWRPERGMRGIVWLDSPVKTHRNESGRLPELKISGDTSRFAYKNKQGHRSAIRISRIVSETVRLGVAENVRWFVMGDDDTVFVRDNLVRILNKYDHNQYYYIGSLSESHLQNIYFSYGMAYGGGGFAISYPLAVALEKMQDRCIQRYPGLYGSDDRMQACMAELGVPLTKELGFHQYDVYGNLFGLLSAHPVTPLVSLHHLDVVEPIFPNATRLEALKRLKIPMQLDSAGLMQQSICYEKKKGWTVSVSWGFAIQVFRGVLSPREIEMPSRTFLNWYRRADYTAYAFNTRPVMRNPCQKPFVFYFSKARTESSTNQTLTQYTRHHVPHPQCRWKMTSPGEVETVEVYKKPDPHLWDRSPRRNCCRVLSSKEKRLVIDVGVCEEGEVSEV; translated from the exons atgaaaGCGGCTCACAATAGCCCTGAGAAATTCATCTGGGAGCCGATGAGGGTTTCCACCGGAGGCGCCGCGTCGCAGCCCAAAATCCTGCCTAAAATGATGGTCTGGCTCATTCTCTTCGTCTCCGCCACCTACGTCGTCTACACGTTGAAGCTCGTTTCCTCCTCCCACGGCGCCGGAGGCACCGCCGCCCTCCCCTGCGCCGACGACGCCGACATCTTCCACAAAACCCTCCATCTCTCCAATGCCTCGATTCCTCCGCCGAAAACGGGGCTGGAGCACATCGTGTTCGGCATTGCGGCGTCGGCGAAGCTCTGGGAGCAGCGGAAGGAGTATATCAAGCTGTGGTGGCGGCCGGAGAGGGGAATGCGGGGGATCGTGTGGCTGGACAGCCCGGTGAAGACGCACCGGAACGAGAGCGGGCGGCTGCCGGAGCTGAAAATATCCGGCGACACCTCGCGATTCGCGTATAAAAACAAGCAGGGGCACCGCTCCGCAATCCGGATTTCGAGGATCGTATCGGAGACGGTGAGGCTGGGGGTGGCGGAGAATGTGAGGTGGTTCGTGATGGGCGATGACGACACCGTTTTCGTGAGGGACAATCTGGTGAGGATCCTCAACAAGTACGACCACAATCAGTACTACTACATCGGGAGCCTGAGCGAGAGCCATTTGCAGAACATTTACTTCTCCTACGGCATGGCCtacggcggcggcggattcGCGATTAGCTACCCTTTAGCGGTTGCTCTCGAGAAGATGCAGGATCGGTGCATTCAGCGCTACCCCGGATTGTACGGCTCCGATGATAGAATGCAGGCGTGTATGGCTGAACTCGGAGTGCCACTCACCAAGGAACTCGGTTTTCACCAG TATGATGTTTATGGCAATCTGTTTGGGCTTCTTTCTGCGCACCCGGTGACGCCGTTGGTGTCTTTGCACCACCTAGACGTAGTGGAACCGATATTCCCAAATGCTACTCGGTTGGAAGCTTTAAAGCGGCTGAAAATCCCAATGCAGCTCGACTCAGCTGGCCTTATGCAGCAATCCATTTGCTacgagaagaagaagggaTGGACTGTATCTGTGTCTTGGGGCTTTGCCATTCAGGTATTCCGTGGGGTGCTGTCGCCTAGAGAAATAGAGATGCCGTCTAGGACTTTCTTGAATTGGTACAGACGAGCTGATTACACGGCCTATGCATTCAACACACGCCCGGTTATGAGGAACCCGTGCCAGAAGCCATTTGTGTTCTATTTCTCAAAGGCTAGAACAGAGTCGAGCACTAACCAAACACTGACCCAGTACACACGGCACCATGTTCCTCACCCGCAATGCAGATGGAAGATGACCAGCCCGGGCGAAGTTGAGACTGTTGAAGTTTACAAGAAACCCGATCCACATTTGTGGGACAGG TCTCCGAGGAGAAACTGTTGCAGGGTGCTGAGCTCGAAGGAGAAGAGGTTGGTGATCGACGTGGGCGTTTGCGAGGAAGGAGAAGTTAGTGAAGTATAA
- the LOC125210234 gene encoding homeobox protein BEL1 homolog: MASTSEEGKPRDMTYCFPSAGNHLQPFQPMPEIYNLASGVDMIGFPPKNLHNHSTSSFGFAAISGASNEALMASSYQHNNRSLIVDGDDPSLRCVFTCEGNERPSQGLSLSLTSSDPSTIALQPFELRHHDDLRFGPSSSRSVNFEHPPPPGYSHGRGNQL; the protein is encoded by the coding sequence ATGGCTAGCACAAGTGAGGAGGGGAAACCAAGAGACATGACATATTGCTTCCCCTCCGCCGGAAACCACCTCCAACCCTTTCAGCCGATGCCGGAGATCTACAACCTAGCCTCCGGCGTCGACATGATAGGGTTTCCACCCAAGAATTTGCACAACCACTCCACCTCCAGCTTCGGCTTCGCAGCGATTTCCGGTGCATCAAACGAGGCCTTGATGGCCTCATCCTATCAGCACAACAACAGATCACTGATCGTCGACGGCGACGATCCATCTCTGAGATGTGTCTTCACCTGCGAAGGGAACGAGAGGCCGAGCCAAGGCCTTTCCCTCTCCCTCACCTCCTCCGACCCTTCCACCATCGCGCTGCAGCCGTTCGAGCTCCGCCACCACGACGATCTGAGATTCGGGCCGTCGAGCTCGAGATCGGTGAATTTCGAGCATCCGCCACCGCCGGGATACTCCCATGGACGAGGTAaccaattataa
- the LOC125216808 gene encoding homeobox protein BEL1 homolog — translation MKCVTSSFEAVAGGGSAAAYSALAAKAMSRHFRSLRDSIVSEIKATKRGMGEKDAAAAGLGETPRLRLLDQTLRQQKARQQMNMMENHPWRPQRGLPERSVSVLRAWLFEHFLHPYPSDVDKHILARQTGLSRSQVSNWFINARVRLWKPMVEEMYLEELKEKSTADSDERNQTPEETKPSHEQLVRRDSECLSSIINNEPKKGKTLQNEQQHFSDSYGAMELDFSSYSSGSVSLTLGLHQRCEGEGGGVSLAFATPAQSSLFYPRDQNQMEECQTAPFSLLDSENQSLQYRNLMGAQLLHDLAG, via the exons ATGAAGTGCGTGACGTCATCGTTCGAGGCGGTGGCCGGAGGCGGATCCGCGGCGGCGTACTCGGCCCTCGCGGCGAAGGCGATGTCGCGGCATTTTCGGAGCCTGAGAGACAGCATCGTGAGCGAGATAAAGGCCACGAAGAGAGGCATGGGGGAGAAGGACGCGGCCGCCGCGGGACTCGGGGAGACGCCGCGGCTGCGCCTTCTCGACCAGACGCTGAGGCAGCAGAAGGCGCGGCAGCAGATGAACATGATGGAGAATCACCCGTGGCGGCCCCAGCGCGGCCTCCCCGAGAGATCCGTCTCTGTGCTCCGTGCCTGGCTCTTTGAACACTTCCTCCACCC GTATCCGAGTGATGTAGATAAGCACATTCTAGCCCGCCAAACGGGCCTCTCGAGAAGCCAG GTCTCCAACTGGTTCATCAACGCGAGAGTGAGGCTATGGAAACCCATGGTGGAGGAGATGTACTTAGAAGAGCTCAAAGAGAAATCCACCGCAGATTCTGACGAGCGTAACCAGACACCGGAGGAGACAAAGCCGAGCCACGAGCAGCTGGTGCGAAGAGATTCCGAGTGCCTATCTTCCATCATCAACAACGAAccgaaaaagggaaaaacccTCCAAAACGAGCAGCAACATTTCAGCGATTCGTACGGGGCAATGGAGCTCGATTTCTCATCCTATTCCAGCGGCAGCGTGTCGCTGACGCTGGGGCTGCACCAGCGCTGCGAAGGCGAAGGTGGAGGGGTCAGCCTAGCGTTCGCCACACCGGCGCAGAGCTCGCTTTTTTACCCTAGGGATCAAAATCAGATGGAGGAGTGCCAAACGGCGCCGTTTTCGCTCTTGGATAGTGAGAATCAGAGCTTGCAGTACCGGAATTTGATGGGAGCGCAGCTGCTTCATGACTTAGCTGGATGA